One genomic window of Medicago truncatula cultivar Jemalong A17 chromosome 1, MtrunA17r5.0-ANR, whole genome shotgun sequence includes the following:
- the LOC11425698 gene encoding UDP-N-acetylglucosamine transporter UGNT1 → MSLKTSNSSEKPMLPLSDPPKNQIDDKLFKGSAMTKRGAYAAISYMSCAVLLVMFNKAALSSYNFPSANVITLLQMVSSCFFLYILRRWRIISFTASESLLISDNSTKFVSLKTLKHTFPLAGAYLLYMLVTMEAVRGVNVPMYTTLRRTTVVFTMLVEFVLVGQRYTHSVVFSVGLIVFGAFVAGARDLSFDTYGYSVVFLANVTTAIYLATIARIGKTSGLNSFGLMWCNGILCGPVLLIWTFIRGDLKTTIDFPYLFSPGFLVILLFSCILAFFLNYSIFLNTTLNSALTQTICGNMKDLFTIGFGWIIFGGLPFDFWNVIGQFLGFTGSGLYAYFKLIGK, encoded by the exons ATGTCTCTGAAAACGTCGAATTCTTCGGAGAAACCGATGCTTCCATTATCGGATCCTCCCAAAAACCAAATCGATGACAAACTTTTCAAAGGCTCTGCTATGACCAAACGTGGTGCCTACGCTGCAATCTCGTATATGTCTTGCGCTG TTTTGTTGGTGATGTTCAATAAAGCAGCTCTTTCATCTTATAACTTCCCATCTGCAAATGTAATCACACTTCTTCAG ATGgtttcttcatgtttttttctttatatattgagGCGCTGGAGGATAATTAGTTTTACAGCAAGTGAATCTTTACTTATATCAgataattcaacaaaatttgtATCACTCAAGACGTTGAAGCACACTTTTCCTTTGGCCGGAGCATATTTACTTTACATG CTAGTCACGATGGAGGCTGTTCGGGGAGTAAATGTTCCAATGTATACAACTTTGAGGAGGACTACAGTGGTATTTACAATGCTTGTAGAGTTTGTTTTGGTGGGGCAGAGGTATACACACTCTGTCGTTTTCAG TGTTGGCTTGATTGTGTTTGGTGCGTTTGTTGCGGGAGCTCGAGACTTATCTTTTGACACTTATGGATATTCCGTTGTTTTCTTGGCAAATGTCACCACAGCGATATATCTGGCTACCATAGCCCGCATTG GAAAAACAAGCGGGCTTAATAGCTTTGGCCTTATGTGGTGCAATG GTATCCTTTGTGGGCCAGTTTTACTCATCTGGACATTTATTCGCGGAGACTTGAAGACAACAATAGATTTTCCTTATCTCTTTTCACCCGGTTTTCTC GTTATTTTGCTTTTTTCATGCATACTGGCATTCTTCTTGAATTACAGTATATTTCTGAACACAACTCTAAATTCAGCTTTAACACAGACAATTTGTGGTAATATGAAG GATCTATTTACTATTGGATTTGGCTGGATAATTTTTGGTGGGCTACCATTTGATTTT TGGAATGTAATTGGACAATTTCTCGGTTTCACTGGATCTGGTTTATATGCTTACTTTAAGCTCATTGGCAAATAA